Sequence from the Cellulomonas fimi ATCC 484 genome:
CTGGCCCGTCGCGGTCGGGTCGGCGGCGAGCTGCACGGCGATGTCGGTCTCGGCCGCCCGGCCGCCCGTGACGAGCGACGTGAGCAGCTCCCAGCGCAGGTCGGTGTCGATGGTCAGACCGTCGAGCGTCTCGCGACCGTCGAGGAGCGCCGCGACGGCGTCGAGCTGCTCGGCGGTCTGCGCCCGGGCCGCGAAGGCCTTGACGAGCTGCAGCTGGGTGTCCGACCCGGCCGGGGCGGTGCGCGCCAGGGCGAGCAGGCGGTCGGCGGCCGCCACGGCGGTGGTCTGCCGGTGCTCGGGCGCGACGTAGAGGTCGAGCGCGGTCGTGAGCTGCCGGAGCAGCACGAGGACGACCGACGAGTCGGTCTCGTGGAGGATGTTGCCGAGCACGAGGTCCACGAAGTCGCGTGCCGGGGTCTCGCCGTCGCGCGTCGCGTCCCACGCGGCCGTCCACACGAGGGTGCGCGGCAGCGAGTCGTCGAACGCGCCGAGGTGCTCGATCGCCGCGGCGAGCGAGGCCTCGTCGAGGCGGATCTTGGCGTAGGCGAGGTCGTCGTCGTTCACGAGCAGCAGCGCGGGCCGCCGCGTCCCGACGAGCTCGGGGACCTCGGTGCGCGGCCCGTCCACGTCGAGCTCGAGGTGCAGGGTGCGGGCAAGCCGGCCCGTCGTCGCGTCGACGTCGTAGCCGCCGATGGCGAGGCGGTGGGGCCGCTGCACGGGGTAGGTGTCGGGCACCTCCTGCAGCACCGCGAACGACGTGATCGTGCCGTCCTCGGAGGTCTGCACGTCGGGGCGCAGCAGCGTCACCCCGGCCTGCTCGAGCCACAGGGCGGACCACGCCGACAGGTCGCGGCCGCTCGTCGTCTCGAGCTCCGCGAGCAGGTCGCGCAGCTCGGTGTTGCCCCACGCGTGCTTCGCGAAGTAGGCGCGCACCCCGGCGAAGAACTGGTCCTGCCCGACCCAGGCGACGAGCTGCTTGAGGACGCTCGCGCCCTTGGCGTACGTGATGCCGTCGAAGTTGACCTCGACGTCCTCCAGGTCGCGCATGTCGGCGACGATCGGGTGCGTCGACGGGAGCTGGTCCTGGCGGTACGCCCAGTTCTTCTCCAGCGAGGAGAACGTCGTCCAGGCGCTCGTCCACGCGGTCGCCTGGGCGGTCGCGAGCGTCGAGACGTACTCGGCGAACGACTCGTTCAGCCACAGGTCGTCCCACCAGCGCATGGTCACGAGGTCGCCGAACCACATGTGGGCCAGCTCGTGCAGGATCGTCACGGCACGCCGCTCGACCGTCGCGTCCGGCACCTTGGAACGGAACACGTAGGACTCGAGGAACGTCACCGCGCCGGCGTTCTCCATCGCGCCGGCGTTGAACTCCGGCACGAAGAGCTGGTCGTACTTGGCGAACGGGTAGGGGACGCCGAACTTCTCCTCGAAGAACGCGAAGCCCGCGCGCGTGATGTCGACGATGTTGTCGGTGTCCAGGTGCTCGGCCAGCGAGCCGCGCACGTACACCCCGAGCGGGATGGTGCGGCCGTCGCTGCTGGTCAGCTCGCGGTGCTCGCCGTGGTACGGCCCGGCGACGATCGCGGTGATGTAGGAGGAGATGCGCGGGGTGGTCTCGAAGCGCCACGTCGCGGTGCCCTTGTCGGGTCCGCCGTTGCGGTTGACGCCACCGTCGACCGGCTCGGGCTCGCCCACCTGCGGGTAGTTCGACACGACCGTCCAGTGCGCGGGCGCGGTCACGGTGAACGTGAAGGTCGCCTTGAGGTCGGGCTGCTCGAACACGGCGAAGACCCGGCGGGAGTCGGCGACCTCGAACTGCGAGTACAGGTAGACCTCGTCGTCGACCGGGTCCACGAAGCGGTGCAGGCCCTCGCCCGTGTTCATGTACGCCGCGTCCGCGACGACCACGAGCTCGTTGTCGGCGGCGAGGTCGTCGAGGCGGATGCGGGAGTCCGCGACCACGTCGGCGACGTCGAGCGGGCGGCCGTTGAGCGTCACCTCGTGCACCGTGGGGGCGATCAGGTCGATGAACGTGCCCGCGCCCGGCGTCGCGGTGAACCGGACGACGGTCCGCGACGCGAACGTGGCGGGTCCCGTGGTCAGGTCGAGCGTGACGTCGTAGGACTGGGGGCTGACGACCTCGGCGCGCTGACGCGCCTCGGCACGGGTGAGGTTCTCAGCGGGCACGCTGGCTGCTCCTTCGGCGAGGGGTCACGGCTC
This genomic interval carries:
- the pepN gene encoding aminopeptidase N, which produces MPAENLTRAEARQRAEVVSPQSYDVTLDLTTGPATFASRTVVRFTATPGAGTFIDLIAPTVHEVTLNGRPLDVADVVADSRIRLDDLAADNELVVVADAAYMNTGEGLHRFVDPVDDEVYLYSQFEVADSRRVFAVFEQPDLKATFTFTVTAPAHWTVVSNYPQVGEPEPVDGGVNRNGGPDKGTATWRFETTPRISSYITAIVAGPYHGEHRELTSSDGRTIPLGVYVRGSLAEHLDTDNIVDITRAGFAFFEEKFGVPYPFAKYDQLFVPEFNAGAMENAGAVTFLESYVFRSKVPDATVERRAVTILHELAHMWFGDLVTMRWWDDLWLNESFAEYVSTLATAQATAWTSAWTTFSSLEKNWAYRQDQLPSTHPIVADMRDLEDVEVNFDGITYAKGASVLKQLVAWVGQDQFFAGVRAYFAKHAWGNTELRDLLAELETTSGRDLSAWSALWLEQAGVTLLRPDVQTSEDGTITSFAVLQEVPDTYPVQRPHRLAIGGYDVDATTGRLARTLHLELDVDGPRTEVPELVGTRRPALLLVNDDDLAYAKIRLDEASLAAAIEHLGAFDDSLPRTLVWTAAWDATRDGETPARDFVDLVLGNILHETDSSVVLVLLRQLTTALDLYVAPEHRQTTAVAAADRLLALARTAPAGSDTQLQLVKAFAARAQTAEQLDAVAALLDGRETLDGLTIDTDLRWELLTSLVTGGRAAETDIAVQLAADPTATGQRAAAAARAAIPTPEAKAAAWSAVVDGDELPNAIQAATIAGFGRVHDRGLLVPYVEPYFTALTSVWADKTNEMAQNIVLGLYPTDLADDDRVDVLGATDAWQSANADAVPALRRLVAENRDGVRRALAAQEADRRRA